In Paenibacillus algicola, a genomic segment contains:
- the uxuA gene encoding mannonate dehydratase: MRMVFRWFGEGNDTVTLEQIRQIPGVEGIVWALHDIPAGEAWPMERIIEVRDQALRYGLHVEVVESVNVHEDIKLGLPSRDLYIQNYIDNIKKLATVGVKVICYNFMPIFDWARTDLHKETEDGSNALFFEKDKIHGIDPLELVSSITRNSALTMPGWEPERLSQLTQLFQAYREVTAEDLWDHLAYFLEAVIPVAEEHGIRMAIHPDDPPWSIFGLPRIMTGADSVRRLLSLVDSPSNSVTMCSGSFGANPANDIVSMIGEFHEQIPFAHIRNVKVFDNGDFIETSHRTQDGTVDIAGVVKAYHEHGFTGYCRPDHGRHIWGEQCRPGYGLYDRALGIMYLWGVWDALEQARAGKEVSS; the protein is encoded by the coding sequence ATGCGTATGGTATTTCGCTGGTTTGGCGAAGGAAATGACACGGTTACGCTGGAGCAGATCCGGCAAATTCCGGGCGTGGAAGGAATCGTCTGGGCGCTGCACGATATTCCGGCCGGTGAAGCATGGCCGATGGAGCGGATCATCGAGGTTCGGGATCAGGCGCTCCGCTATGGGCTGCATGTGGAGGTGGTGGAGAGCGTCAACGTGCATGAGGACATTAAGCTGGGCCTTCCATCCCGTGACCTCTACATCCAGAACTACATAGACAATATCAAGAAGCTGGCGACCGTTGGCGTAAAGGTCATCTGCTACAACTTTATGCCGATATTCGACTGGGCACGGACCGATCTGCATAAGGAAACGGAGGACGGCTCGAACGCTCTCTTTTTCGAAAAAGACAAGATTCACGGCATCGATCCGCTGGAGCTTGTGAGCAGCATTACCCGCAATAGTGCCCTGACGATGCCGGGCTGGGAGCCGGAGCGGCTCTCGCAGCTGACTCAGCTGTTTCAGGCGTACCGCGAGGTTACCGCAGAGGATCTGTGGGATCACCTGGCGTACTTCCTGGAGGCGGTGATTCCGGTCGCTGAGGAGCACGGCATCCGGATGGCCATACATCCCGATGATCCGCCCTGGTCCATCTTCGGCCTGCCACGCATTATGACAGGAGCAGACAGCGTCCGCCGGCTGCTGAGTCTGGTGGACAGCCCTTCCAACAGTGTCACGATGTGCAGCGGCTCCTTCGGGGCGAACCCGGCTAATGATATCGTGAGCATGATCGGAGAGTTTCATGAGCAGATTCCGTTTGCGCACATCCGAAATGTGAAGGTGTTTGACAACGGCGATTTCATCGAGACGTCTCACCGCACGCAGGACGGCACGGTAGACATCGCCGGCGTCGTGAAGGCTTACCACGAGCACGGCTTTACCGGCTACTGCCGCCCCGATCACGGACGGCATATCTGGGGCGAGCAGTGCAGGCCAGGCTACGGCCTGTATGACCGGGCCCTTGGCATTATGTATTTATGGGGCGTCTGGGATGCACTGGAGCAGGCCCGTGCCGGAAAGGAGGTCTCCTCATGA
- a CDS encoding heavy metal translocating P-type ATPase → MMEPTTGQSQGDRPGLKKATLQLTGMTCAACASRIEKGLGRMKGVQEASVNFALERASVQYDPEAVTPKDMVQNIEKLGYGTLKESGDLSLTGMTCAACAARIEKGVGRLPGVDRATVNFALESLHVEYNPAEVSIPDIQARVQKLGYGAEPKAAAEEASRHRQDVIQRQKQRLLLSGLLSLPLLWAMVSHFSLTSWIWMPDLFMNPWFQLLLATPVQFYIGGPFYVGAYKALRSKSANMDVLVALGTSAAYFYSLYLTLQWAFAGAPGHHGPDMYYETSAILITLVLLGKLFEALAKGRTSKAIQSLMSLQAKMARVLRGGEEISIPAEQVQVGDQVIVKPGEIIPVDGEVLEGVSSVDESMLTGESVPVDKQAGDPLIGATVNKNGRLIMKASRIGRDTALSRIIRVVEEAQGSKAPIQRIADVISGVFVPIVVGIAVLSFLIWLLVIAPGDVAASLEIAIAVLVIACPCALGLATPTSIMAGSGRAAELGILFKGGEHLESAHKVDTVMLDKTGTVTNGTPELTDVEVQNWLSEAEFHRLVGAAERGSEHPLAEAVSAGLSARGAVFKAAESVEAVPGYGISALVEGRRVLVGTRKLMSRHDVDFNDVLERMVQLESEGKTAMLAAVDGRLAGLIAAADTIKDTSQAAVERLKRMGIEVILMTGDNERTARAIAKQAGIDIVLAEVLPEGKAEEVQKLQRQGRRVAMVGDGINDAPALAVADIGMAMGTGTDVAMEAADITLMKGDLNSIPDAMAMSRRTMRNIRQNLFWALGYNTLGIPIAAAGLLAPWVAGAAMALSSVSVVLNALRLQRMKSN, encoded by the coding sequence ATGATGGAACCAACAACAGGACAGAGTCAGGGAGACCGCCCGGGACTGAAGAAGGCAACACTCCAGCTGACCGGAATGACCTGTGCCGCTTGCGCCAGCCGAATCGAAAAAGGCCTGGGGCGGATGAAGGGCGTGCAGGAGGCCAGTGTGAACTTTGCGCTGGAGCGCGCGTCCGTACAATATGACCCCGAGGCCGTAACCCCGAAGGACATGGTTCAAAATATCGAAAAGCTGGGCTACGGCACGCTGAAGGAATCGGGAGATCTGTCGCTGACCGGAATGACCTGTGCAGCGTGCGCCGCCCGCATTGAGAAGGGGGTAGGCCGCCTGCCAGGGGTAGACCGGGCGACGGTGAATTTCGCGCTGGAGTCTCTGCATGTGGAATACAACCCGGCGGAGGTAAGCATTCCGGATATTCAGGCCCGGGTGCAGAAGCTCGGCTATGGAGCGGAGCCCAAGGCGGCCGCGGAAGAGGCCTCTCGCCACCGTCAGGATGTCATCCAGCGGCAGAAGCAACGGCTGCTTCTCTCTGGCCTGCTGTCTTTGCCCCTGCTGTGGGCCATGGTGAGCCATTTCTCGCTGACGTCCTGGATCTGGATGCCGGATCTGTTCATGAATCCGTGGTTTCAGCTGCTGCTGGCTACGCCGGTGCAGTTTTATATCGGGGGGCCGTTTTATGTTGGGGCTTATAAGGCGCTGCGCAGCAAGAGTGCCAATATGGATGTGCTGGTGGCGCTGGGCACGTCGGCGGCCTATTTCTATAGCCTGTACTTGACGCTGCAATGGGCGTTCGCCGGTGCACCGGGCCATCACGGTCCGGACATGTACTATGAGACGAGTGCGATTCTGATTACGCTGGTGCTGCTCGGCAAGCTGTTTGAGGCACTGGCGAAGGGGCGGACGTCAAAAGCGATTCAGAGCCTGATGAGCCTGCAGGCCAAAATGGCAAGGGTCCTTCGCGGCGGAGAGGAGATCTCCATTCCGGCGGAGCAGGTGCAGGTGGGAGATCAGGTTATCGTAAAGCCGGGAGAGATTATTCCCGTAGACGGGGAAGTGCTTGAAGGGGTCTCATCGGTCGATGAATCGATGCTTACCGGAGAAAGCGTTCCCGTGGATAAGCAGGCCGGTGATCCTCTGATTGGTGCGACGGTCAATAAGAACGGGCGCCTGATCATGAAGGCGTCCCGGATTGGCCGCGATACGGCGCTGTCGCGTATTATCCGTGTGGTGGAGGAGGCACAGGGCTCCAAAGCGCCCATTCAGCGGATCGCCGATGTCATCTCGGGCGTGTTCGTCCCGATTGTGGTCGGCATTGCGGTGCTGTCCTTCCTGATCTGGCTGCTGGTCATAGCGCCGGGTGATGTGGCAGCGAGCCTGGAGATTGCCATTGCCGTGCTCGTCATTGCCTGTCCATGTGCACTGGGCCTTGCCACACCGACCTCCATTATGGCCGGCTCGGGCCGGGCAGCGGAGCTCGGGATTCTGTTCAAGGGCGGAGAGCATCTGGAGTCGGCTCATAAGGTGGATACGGTCATGCTGGACAAAACAGGCACCGTGACGAACGGTACACCGGAGCTGACAGATGTGGAGGTGCAGAATTGGCTCAGCGAGGCGGAGTTCCACCGCCTGGTAGGTGCCGCAGAGCGCGGGTCGGAGCATCCGCTGGCGGAGGCCGTGTCCGCCGGGCTGTCGGCGCGCGGAGCGGTATTCAAGGCTGCCGAATCGGTAGAAGCGGTCCCGGGCTACGGCATCTCCGCGCTCGTGGAGGGCCGCCGCGTTCTGGTCGGCACCCGTAAGCTGATGAGCCGTCATGATGTAGATTTCAACGATGTGCTGGAGCGCATGGTGCAGCTGGAGAGCGAGGGCAAGACCGCGATGCTGGCAGCCGTAGACGGGCGGCTGGCCGGGCTCATTGCCGCTGCGGATACAATCAAGGATACATCGCAAGCGGCGGTCGAGCGGCTCAAGAGAATGGGCATTGAGGTTATTCTGATGACCGGGGATAATGAGCGGACGGCGAGAGCGATTGCGAAGCAAGCCGGCATTGATATCGTGCTGGCCGAGGTGCTGCCGGAGGGCAAGGCCGAGGAGGTGCAGAAGCTGCAGCGGCAGGGCCGCAGGGTAGCGATGGTCGGTGACGGCATCAACGATGCACCGGCTTTGGCCGTAGCGGATATCGGCATGGCGATGGGGACCGGGACGGATGTAGCGATGGAGGCCGCAGATATTACGCTGATGAAGGGCGATCTCAACAGCATCCCGGACGCTATGGCCATGAGCCGCCGAACGATGCGCAACATCCGGCAGAATCTGTTCTGGGCGCTGGGATACAATACGCTGGGCATCCCCATTGCCGCAGCGGGGCTGCTGGCACCCTGGGTCGCGGGTGCGGCGATGGCGCTGAGCTCGGTTTCGGTCGTGCTGAACGCGCTGCGGCTGCAGCGCATGAAGAGTAACTAA
- a CDS encoding threonine/serine exporter family protein, with translation MEELLRREHEVMKVCLLAGKIMLESGAETYRVEDTMVRIAAAFGLDNSHSYMTPTGIIFSIEEPSHMTRLIRIASRTTNLYRIDRVNSISRSIHLGELTVTEAFRALQETEREKPNYPSWLMILMAAVVSGCFLLMFNGTWEDVLPAVLAGGLGYITAVSMEKVVPVRFFAEFSGALIIGMTSVWLVRAGLGRHLDLIMISSVMPLVPGLMITNAIRDLMAGHLISGLSKGAEAFITSFAIGAGIAFMLTFL, from the coding sequence GTGGAGGAGCTGTTAAGGCGGGAGCATGAGGTGATGAAGGTATGCCTGCTGGCCGGAAAAATCATGCTGGAAAGCGGTGCCGAAACCTACCGCGTGGAGGATACGATGGTTCGCATTGCAGCAGCCTTTGGCTTGGATAACAGCCATAGCTATATGACGCCGACAGGCATTATTTTTTCAATTGAAGAGCCAAGCCATATGACCCGGCTGATCCGGATCGCGAGCCGTACGACGAATCTGTACCGCATCGATCGTGTAAATTCCATCTCCCGGAGCATTCATCTAGGTGAGCTGACCGTGACCGAGGCGTTTCGGGCCCTTCAGGAAACGGAACGGGAGAAGCCCAATTATCCGTCCTGGCTCATGATCCTGATGGCTGCGGTGGTCAGCGGATGCTTTCTGCTCATGTTCAACGGCACCTGGGAGGATGTGCTCCCCGCAGTACTGGCTGGCGGCCTGGGCTACATCACAGCGGTATCTATGGAAAAAGTGGTGCCGGTCCGCTTCTTTGCCGAGTTCTCGGGGGCCCTGATCATTGGCATGACCTCGGTCTGGCTCGTGCGGGCCGGTCTGGGCCGGCATCTGGACCTGATTATGATCAGCTCCGTCATGCCTCTCGTACCGGGGCTAATGATTACGAACGCCATTCGGGATTTGATGGCAGGCCATCTGATCTCCGGCTTGTCCAAA
- a CDS encoding metal-sensitive transcriptional regulator: MSAENHLHEECVVDGERKSHHSDKIKSNLISRLNRIEGQIRGVKGLIERDTYCDDVLNQIASVQSALNGVGKLLLEHHMKSCVMERIQEGDEEVIPELLVTINKLMK, translated from the coding sequence ATGTCTGCAGAGAATCATCTTCATGAGGAGTGCGTCGTAGACGGGGAACGGAAGAGCCATCATTCCGATAAAATCAAAAGCAATCTCATCAGCCGCTTGAACCGGATTGAAGGCCAGATTCGCGGTGTGAAGGGCCTGATTGAAAGGGATACGTACTGTGATGATGTGCTGAACCAGATCGCTTCGGTCCAATCCGCGCTGAACGGTGTGGGAAAGCTGCTGCTGGAGCATCATATGAAGAGCTGTGTTATGGAGCGCATCCAGGAGGGAGACGAAGAGGTCATCCCTGAGCTGCTGGTGACGATTAACAAGCTGATGAAATAA
- a CDS encoding LLM class flavin-dependent oxidoreductase, with protein MKKQAQPSSHSLQHIPLSILDLSMITEGSTAAVSLRNSLDLAQHAEQWGYHRFWLAEHHNMTGVASSATSVVIGHIAAGTSQIRVGSGGIMLPNHSPLVIAEQFGTLESLFPGRIDLGLGRAPGSDQLTSRALRRGSGSDGQDFPDRLGELRTYFKPTSGSSMRVRAVPGEGLDVPIWLLGSSGFSAQLSAQLGLPFAFASHFAPDYLLPALDLYRSQFRPSEELEKPYAMIGVNVICADTDEEAQYLSTSGQQQFLNIIRGKTGQLKPPVSSMEDQWSLQERAIVSRTLTYSAIGSPATVREKLEQFLEQTQADEIIVASAIYDHQARLRSYELLSEMGFASSRTAS; from the coding sequence ATGAAGAAACAAGCTCAGCCATCATCTCATTCCCTTCAACATATACCGCTCTCGATTCTGGATCTGTCCATGATTACAGAGGGCAGCACAGCCGCCGTTTCGCTGCGCAACTCGCTCGATCTGGCACAGCACGCCGAGCAGTGGGGCTACCACCGCTTTTGGCTGGCGGAGCACCATAATATGACGGGTGTCGCCAGCTCGGCGACCTCTGTCGTGATCGGCCATATTGCAGCAGGCACGAGCCAGATCCGGGTCGGCTCTGGCGGCATTATGCTGCCGAACCACTCGCCGCTCGTCATTGCAGAGCAGTTCGGCACGCTGGAGTCGCTGTTTCCGGGCCGGATTGATCTGGGCCTCGGCCGGGCGCCCGGCTCGGATCAGCTGACCTCCCGGGCGCTGCGCCGCGGATCCGGCAGTGATGGACAGGATTTCCCGGACCGCCTTGGGGAGCTGAGAACGTACTTCAAGCCCACCTCCGGGTCGTCCATGCGGGTTCGGGCAGTTCCGGGCGAAGGCCTGGACGTACCGATCTGGCTGCTGGGCTCCAGCGGCTTCAGCGCTCAGCTGTCTGCACAGCTGGGGCTGCCGTTTGCGTTTGCGAGCCATTTTGCACCGGACTATTTGCTGCCCGCCCTGGATCTGTACCGCAGTCAATTCCGGCCCTCCGAGGAGCTGGAGAAGCCTTACGCCATGATCGGCGTGAATGTCATCTGCGCGGATACCGACGAGGAGGCCCAGTATTTGTCCACCTCCGGCCAGCAGCAGTTCCTGAACATTATCCGCGGCAAAACCGGTCAGCTGAAGCCTCCGGTCAGCAGCATGGAGGATCAGTGGTCGCTGCAGGAGCGGGCGATTGTGAGCCGGACGCTGACCTACTCCGCAATTGGCAGCCCGGCTACCGTCCGCGAAAAGCTGGAGCAGTTCCTGGAGCAGACGCAAGCCGATGAAATCATCGTCGCCTCGGCGATTTATGATCATCAGGCGCGCCTGCGCTCCTATGAGCTGCTGTCCGAGATGGGCTTTGCCAGCTCCCGGACCGCTTCCTAA
- a CDS encoding GntR family transcriptional regulator: MVSIPPSQSFQTMLSAENSSAGSVVYTSLKGQILSLELPPGTLLSEKEMSTAYQVSRTPVRESFVRLAQEGLLVVLPQRGTRVSLIDPELVEEARFMREQLERAVIALACESFPEELLAELEFNLAQQKHSVFQQDGTMMFQLDEEFHRILFAGCRKLGTWNVIQQMNVHLNRSRMLWLSEDPDWASLYEQHREMVQAIRQQDVKRADALMKQHLSLIISNLSVLQQRHPDYFKPPGI, encoded by the coding sequence ATGGTATCCATACCGCCGTCACAGTCTTTTCAAACGATGCTATCGGCCGAGAATTCCTCAGCCGGCAGTGTGGTCTACACCTCGCTGAAGGGGCAGATTCTGAGCCTGGAGCTGCCGCCAGGCACCCTGCTGTCCGAGAAGGAGATGTCTACGGCATATCAGGTCAGCCGCACCCCGGTGCGGGAAAGCTTTGTCCGTCTGGCTCAGGAAGGACTGCTGGTCGTCCTGCCCCAGCGCGGTACCCGCGTCTCCCTGATCGATCCGGAGCTGGTGGAAGAAGCCCGTTTCATGCGCGAGCAGCTGGAGCGCGCTGTGATCGCCCTTGCCTGCGAGAGCTTCCCGGAGGAGCTGCTGGCCGAGCTGGAGTTTAATCTGGCGCAGCAGAAGCACAGCGTCTTCCAGCAGGACGGCACAATGATGTTCCAGCTCGATGAGGAATTTCACCGCATCCTGTTTGCCGGCTGCAGGAAGCTCGGCACGTGGAACGTCATTCAGCAGATGAATGTCCATCTCAACCGGAGCCGCATGCTGTGGCTGTCCGAGGATCCGGACTGGGCTTCCTTGTATGAACAGCACCGGGAGATGGTACAAGCCATCCGGCAGCAGGACGTCAAGAGGGCCGATGCGCTGATGAAGCAGCACTTGAGCCTGATCATCTCCAACCTGTCCGTGCTGCAGCAAAGGCATCCGGATTATTTCAAGCCCCCCGGGATCTGA